One region of Acidobacteriota bacterium genomic DNA includes:
- a CDS encoding tetratricopeptide repeat protein: MPTPRDNARFQRIEPLGTGGTAEVVKAFVTDLHIKAALKFPLNTAKSLTHPFADLAQREYALIGDRRYPGLVRLLEPPQREGEYLMLELCEGPSLAELGRVEDPHKTLDLISAIAVDLEFLNAAGLVHGDLKPENIFIPPYWADTPAKVLFYAKLSDFSLGRLVSEDNSRRLGLGTVGYMAPETITDSVVSHSSDLFALGVTAYQLLTGRHPFMHDESEPMRVNARVREEEPYPVNRFRRDIPPEVAGLVSRLLAKDASDRPGKAIEVCRELEALGACYPFARALRPAHLLQPHKDYEENVRAAVSVSEAEKERLDLLCDGDNAQLRLVLTANFVRHNMVYDAGRFHFKQTIYWPAACRRRQLQVFQSLPDALKKESIMAAVVGDYKTARKLNLTGRTGGVTIPPALITLLRPLLRTGTVRKLSARYALQAERLGRLRAAVDLFIQAGELDGAERCAYQCAIELNRDHRNTEAVALINRVIRYAALLNNQFFVRNLLMLRGDCHKENGETEEALLTYRELIDLYRNRPPDKLLAETYKDLGDLYRLRQEFARGLEALEQSLDIFRQLDDRLEISHVLNNLGNIYWLTAQLPDALSKYRRALRIQRQLDARAEVASTLNNIGNVYGAQGRYTRCLSVLNLALEFKKEIGHAGEIARTLNNLGYAFYMTGEIGRAADCLSESLELNRRIGSKKEILFNLSNLAEIMITAGQLRASLDYFREGLELAQSLNSKADLGVFNANLAAVYRRLGRFSEAEDYLKTARQFCREMDHRFLETALQLQEAALRHAVGDDGQALSLARQALDEADSIGHSESQLGALLLITRMSDDPAYVRRTEELTENLHMARERQLLAFNRLEFLLERRLFDKAEALAEQLQGIPVGLTEDIELAWMCNLIGEALLEAGEPDRAETFVGKALTVAQRCRLLPEMVVGLALSARLQHTRGAWERCYQDSKKGLQLCKEIVDSLRNEADRQRYRQKRSVAFLAKQIKQLGELLGDKGRAG, translated from the coding sequence ATGCCGACGCCCCGTGACAACGCCCGGTTCCAACGCATCGAACCTCTCGGCACCGGCGGAACCGCCGAGGTTGTAAAGGCATTCGTTACCGACCTTCACATCAAGGCCGCGCTCAAGTTCCCGCTGAACACGGCAAAAAGCCTGACTCACCCGTTTGCTGATCTGGCCCAAAGAGAATACGCGTTGATCGGCGACCGTCGCTACCCCGGCCTGGTACGGCTGCTCGAACCGCCCCAAAGGGAGGGCGAGTACCTGATGCTCGAATTGTGCGAGGGGCCGTCGCTGGCCGAGCTGGGCCGTGTCGAGGACCCGCATAAGACGCTCGACCTGATATCGGCAATTGCCGTCGACCTGGAATTCCTGAACGCCGCGGGCCTGGTGCACGGTGATCTCAAGCCCGAGAACATCTTCATCCCGCCATACTGGGCCGACACCCCGGCCAAGGTCCTGTTCTATGCAAAGCTCTCCGATTTCTCACTGGGCCGCCTCGTCTCAGAGGACAACAGCCGGCGGCTTGGCCTGGGGACAGTCGGCTACATGGCCCCCGAGACGATCACGGATAGCGTGGTCAGCCACAGCTCGGACCTGTTTGCGCTCGGCGTGACGGCCTACCAGTTGCTCACCGGCAGGCATCCCTTTATGCACGACGAAAGTGAACCGATGCGCGTGAACGCCCGCGTCCGCGAGGAAGAACCGTACCCGGTGAACCGATTTCGACGGGACATCCCGCCGGAAGTCGCCGGCCTCGTGAGCCGCCTTCTGGCCAAGGACGCTTCGGATCGTCCGGGCAAGGCGATTGAGGTGTGCCGTGAACTGGAAGCCCTGGGGGCATGCTATCCGTTTGCCCGGGCACTCCGACCGGCCCACCTCCTGCAGCCGCACAAAGACTATGAGGAAAACGTCCGCGCTGCCGTCTCCGTGTCGGAGGCGGAGAAAGAGCGGCTGGACCTGCTGTGCGACGGAGACAACGCCCAGCTGCGGCTGGTGTTGACGGCCAACTTCGTCCGCCACAACATGGTCTACGACGCCGGGCGATTTCATTTCAAGCAGACCATCTATTGGCCGGCAGCCTGCCGTCGGCGGCAGCTTCAGGTTTTTCAGAGTCTGCCTGATGCGCTGAAGAAAGAGAGCATCATGGCCGCAGTTGTTGGCGATTACAAGACGGCGCGGAAGCTCAACCTGACCGGCCGTACGGGCGGCGTCACGATCCCGCCGGCGCTTATCACGCTCCTGCGGCCCCTGCTGCGAACCGGAACGGTGAGAAAGCTCTCGGCCAGGTATGCGCTCCAGGCCGAACGGCTGGGCCGGCTCCGGGCGGCCGTCGACCTCTTCATCCAGGCGGGGGAGCTTGACGGCGCCGAGCGATGCGCGTACCAGTGCGCCATCGAACTTAACCGGGATCACCGCAACACCGAGGCCGTGGCGCTGATCAACCGTGTCATACGGTACGCGGCACTCCTGAATAATCAGTTCTTCGTGCGCAACCTGCTGATGCTGCGGGGTGACTGCCACAAGGAGAACGGCGAGACCGAAGAAGCCCTGCTGACCTACCGCGAGTTGATCGACCTGTACCGGAACAGGCCGCCGGACAAGCTGCTGGCGGAGACGTATAAGGATCTCGGCGACCTGTACCGTCTCAGACAAGAGTTCGCCAGAGGGCTTGAAGCCCTGGAACAATCACTCGACATCTTTCGACAGTTGGATGACCGGCTCGAGATATCGCACGTGCTGAACAACCTCGGCAACATCTACTGGCTTACCGCCCAGTTGCCCGACGCGCTGAGCAAGTACCGCCGGGCGCTGAGGATTCAGCGGCAGCTGGATGCCAGGGCCGAGGTGGCTTCCACCCTCAACAACATCGGGAACGTTTACGGCGCGCAGGGACGCTATACGCGCTGCCTCTCTGTTCTAAACCTGGCTCTCGAGTTCAAGAAGGAGATCGGCCACGCCGGAGAAATAGCCCGCACCCTGAACAACCTCGGATATGCCTTCTACATGACCGGAGAAATCGGCCGGGCGGCCGACTGCCTGTCCGAATCACTCGAGCTAAATCGCCGCATTGGCTCCAAGAAGGAAATCCTGTTCAACCTTTCGAACCTGGCGGAAATAATGATCACGGCCGGGCAACTCCGGGCGTCTTTGGACTACTTTCGCGAGGGCCTGGAGCTGGCTCAGTCTCTGAACTCCAAGGCGGATCTCGGTGTCTTCAACGCCAACCTGGCCGCGGTCTACCGGCGCCTGGGCCGATTCTCCGAAGCTGAAGACTACCTGAAGACGGCCCGGCAATTCTGCCGTGAGATGGATCATAGATTCCTGGAGACAGCCCTTCAACTGCAGGAGGCCGCCCTTCGACACGCGGTCGGAGATGACGGCCAGGCCCTGTCCCTGGCCCGCCAAGCACTCGACGAGGCAGACTCCATCGGCCACAGCGAGAGCCAGCTCGGTGCCCTGCTGCTGATCACCCGGATGAGTGACGACCCGGCCTACGTGCGCCGCACTGAAGAACTCACCGAGAATCTGCACATGGCCCGCGAGAGACAGTTGCTGGCCTTCAACCGACTTGAATTTCTTCTGGAACGCCGGCTGTTCGACAAGGCCGAGGCCCTGGCGGAACAACTGCAGGGGATTCCTGTCGGATTGACGGAAGACATTGAACTGGCCTGGATGTGCAACCTTATCGGCGAAGCCCTGCTTGAGGCCGGAGAACCTGACAGAGCCGAGACGTTCGTGGGCAAGGCGCTCACCGTGGCCCAACGATGCAGATTGCTGCCGGAGATGGTGGTCGGACTGGCGCTAAGCGCGAGACTGCAACACACTCGCGGTGCCTGGGAGAGATGCTACCAGGACAGCAAAAAAGGCCTGCAACTGTGTAAAGAAATTGTCGATAGTCTGCGCAACGAGGCGGACCGGCAACGGTACCGGCAAAAGCGATCAGTGGCCTTCCTGGCCAAACAAATAAAGCAACTCGGAGAGTTGCTCGGTGATAAAGGGAGGGCAGGCTGA
- a CDS encoding ATP-binding protein — MKQLGRDKTVEELTAVDPGSGDAGENTVRMTADMFADLEATLEAVAETNPRIKAEQSGDSARNADLRALLETTLAVNSSLVLDNVLQRVMHKAIELMQAERGLIMLLDENERLQVKSAYNLCKEEMMEEDFYISSSVTSEVARTGKPVYTSDAMADDRYAHHKSVMELHLRSIMCVPLIVKEKVIGVIYLDNSSQTKMFLKSDLYLFELYAQLASNALHNASIYDSLLRLEQYNESVVSTSPVGIIVVDSRGAIATINPAALEIFDLDVRTVRITSQGGQPSMFLDCIPESERSRWRSMITTALATKQEYADPRFYHNTGYVEKVLSLKLCPLAGLTDGSDGLVMTAEDVTEKITMEQYVILSEKLVAKGEMAASVAHELNNYLSIISNNAELLTMNIDRGKLDKIGFNARSITENILKIKRFVDNLMDFSRPESEYVTYDLNNLVEDVLFSLHIQPRFKLIHFTNDLNAGLPKVEIDVGQIQQVLMNLLINAADAIGERSTHAQDEGREFTREIAIRTSYDKDTDQAIVEVSDNGTGMASEVQEKIFALHFSTKKGGHGLGLHNCRKILELHGGDITVHSKENEGSVFRIVIPRVQRQKALQM, encoded by the coding sequence ATGAAACAGCTCGGTCGTGACAAAACAGTGGAAGAACTAACGGCGGTCGATCCGGGGTCTGGTGACGCCGGCGAAAACACAGTGCGCATGACTGCCGACATGTTCGCCGATTTGGAGGCGACGCTCGAAGCGGTAGCGGAAACGAATCCCCGGATAAAGGCGGAGCAGTCAGGCGATTCTGCGCGCAACGCCGATCTTCGAGCCCTGCTCGAGACCACCCTGGCGGTCAACTCCTCGCTCGTGCTCGATAACGTCCTGCAGCGAGTGATGCACAAGGCCATTGAACTGATGCAGGCCGAACGCGGCCTTATCATGCTTCTGGACGAGAATGAGCGGCTACAGGTCAAGTCCGCGTACAACCTCTGCAAAGAAGAGATGATGGAAGAGGATTTCTACATCTCCAGCAGCGTTACCTCCGAGGTGGCGCGGACCGGAAAGCCGGTCTATACATCCGACGCCATGGCCGATGATCGGTACGCGCATCACAAGTCGGTCATGGAACTGCACCTCCGCTCGATCATGTGCGTGCCGCTCATCGTCAAGGAGAAAGTCATCGGCGTCATCTACCTCGACAACTCGAGCCAGACCAAGATGTTTCTCAAGTCGGACCTGTACCTGTTCGAGTTGTACGCGCAACTGGCGTCAAACGCTCTTCATAACGCCAGTATCTACGACTCGCTCCTGCGGCTGGAGCAGTATAACGAATCGGTGGTGAGCACTTCGCCGGTGGGCATTATCGTCGTCGACTCGCGCGGGGCCATCGCCACCATCAACCCGGCCGCCCTGGAGATCTTTGACCTGGATGTGCGCACGGTCCGGATAACGAGTCAGGGCGGTCAGCCGAGCATGTTTCTCGACTGCATCCCGGAGTCGGAACGCTCGCGCTGGCGCTCCATGATCACCACGGCCCTGGCTACAAAGCAGGAATACGCCGACCCCCGATTCTATCACAATACCGGCTACGTGGAGAAGGTGCTTTCACTGAAGCTGTGCCCGTTGGCCGGCCTGACTGACGGAAGCGACGGTCTGGTCATGACGGCGGAGGACGTCACCGAGAAAATTACGATGGAGCAGTACGTGATTCTCTCGGAGAAGCTGGTGGCCAAGGGAGAAATGGCGGCCTCGGTGGCCCACGAATTGAACAACTACCTGTCAATCATTTCGAACAACGCCGAATTGCTGACCATGAACATCGACCGCGGCAAGCTTGACAAGATCGGGTTCAACGCCAGGTCGATCACCGAGAACATCCTTAAGATCAAGCGCTTCGTTGATAACCTGATGGATTTCTCCCGGCCGGAGTCGGAGTACGTCACCTATGACCTGAACAACCTGGTCGAAGACGTTCTCTTTTCTCTCCACATCCAGCCAAGGTTCAAACTCATTCACTTCACCAACGACCTGAACGCCGGCCTGCCGAAAGTGGAGATAGACGTCGGACAGATTCAGCAGGTGCTTATGAACCTGCTCATAAACGCGGCCGACGCCATCGGCGAACGTTCCACTCATGCCCAGGATGAGGGACGGGAATTCACAAGAGAGATCGCCATCCGTACGTCCTACGACAAGGATACGGACCAGGCGATCGTGGAGGTTTCCGACAACGGCACCGGAATGGCTTCGGAGGTTCAGGAGAAGATCTTTGCCCTGCACTTCTCCACCAAGAAGGGCGGGCACGGTCTGGGGCTGCACAACTGCCGTAAGATCCTGGAGCTGCACGGCGGCGACATAACCGTGCACTCCAAGGAGAACGAAGGCAGCGTTTTCAGAATCGTCATTCCACGCGTACAGCGTCAGAAGGCGCTACAGATGTAA
- a CDS encoding DUF4390 domain-containing protein translates to MTAAVRSALLALAVLLVAGPGDARADELTVEFDIFVTGSDVAVWIDLRRFLGAEEVEQLRDGIDVLFECRLALTASRRFFGDRRVGARERTFQVRFRPVAEDFVIIISTVDSGRAGPFVSLTGLNRYLEDSVIIPLAVVDSLDPDVRYALQVTIACITLTDFNLAEPAADRPGSSESPVRFLFRKFLGLTGYGRREYSAHSRSFSLPELAGRP, encoded by the coding sequence ATGACGGCAGCCGTCCGGTCAGCCCTCCTTGCGCTGGCGGTTCTGCTGGTGGCAGGCCCGGGAGACGCCAGGGCGGACGAACTCACCGTTGAATTCGACATCTTTGTTACCGGCTCAGACGTGGCCGTCTGGATCGATCTGAGACGGTTTCTGGGGGCGGAGGAGGTGGAGCAATTACGGGACGGCATTGATGTCTTGTTTGAATGCCGTCTGGCCCTGACGGCGTCTCGAAGGTTCTTCGGTGACCGCCGGGTCGGCGCCCGTGAGCGCACGTTCCAGGTGAGATTCCGCCCGGTGGCCGAGGACTTTGTCATCATAATTTCGACCGTCGACTCCGGCCGCGCCGGCCCGTTCGTCTCGCTGACCGGGCTGAATCGCTACCTGGAAGACTCCGTGATCATACCTCTGGCCGTTGTGGATTCTCTCGACCCGGACGTTCGCTATGCCTTGCAAGTAACCATCGCCTGTATCACGCTGACTGATTTCAACTTAGCAGAGCCTGCGGCGGACCGACCGGGTTCCTCGGAATCACCGGTACGCTTTCTCTTCAGGAAATTCCTCGGCCTGACCGGGTATGGCCGGAGAGAGTATAGCGCCCACTCCCGCTCCTTCTCGCTGCCGGAACTTGCCGGGCGCCCGTAA